From Triticum aestivum cultivar Chinese Spring chromosome 7B, IWGSC CS RefSeq v2.1, whole genome shotgun sequence:
CAGATCCATGATAGAATATGGCAAATTTGTGATCGTTGGAGGGCAGAGGAGAATAAACATTAACGGCCGGAACTGTGGTTCCAGTCGCCATCTACATGGGCAATCTACGGCGGGGTTGGGGGGAGTGGGGTGGGGgttggggaaggaggaggagacagGTTTTCTGACCTGTGTGCTTGTTGCCGTCTTTTTCCGTCGATGGGGTGTGTGGGCGCTAGGGATCTgatctggttgccatggcaactagAGAAGGAAGCCGACGGAGGTAGGGGAAGATCTGCCGATGCAGATGTTGGAGACGACGATGGACGGTGGCAAATGTGGTTCAAACGCGAGGTTCGGCCAATGGGCGCGTGAGGTTGTGCGGGCAGGGGTTCACTCGCCCGGACGTGCGGGCGATCACGCCGCACACCAGACGTGGGGGCTGTGGATGGAAGCGCCTGGACGTCGTTGTGCGTGCGGGTCCGTGTCTGACCCAAATGCCACACGTATGGTGGTTATCCACATTAATTGCAAGCAATAAAGGGCTAAGAAAGTTTACATGCATGAGTTTTCTTTTAATCCTTGCCTACAGTGATGTGATGTACCTCAAAATCTGAACATACAATGGAGAATAATAAAAAAAGACTTAGTAAAAattaattgagccctataaacctgATGCAATAGTGTTGAAGGACACTTCTCTATCAAGCTCTCGGCACACAAACAAACCCACACTTCTCTCCCCTCCGTCCGGCTCCGGATTCAAGAGAAACATGGTAAAGCTATCATTTTTTCTAATTTGACCGCAATGTCAATCCCGATGACTTCTCCTTTACCACCTGCTTCGATTTGGCGCAGCACGGCGGCGGCACCAGCACCCGTGACGGAGACGGCGAACTGCGCGCGCGCGGCTTCCACGTTCCCCAGCACCGGAGCACCGCGGCGCGCGGCCTCCAGCTCGCCCAGCACCGGGGCAGCGCGGGGCGCAGCCTCCAGCTTTCGCAGCACCGGGGCAGCACGAGTGCCTCCGCCGATGCCACCGATGGAGGAAGAAAACCCCCGCCGATGCCACCGGTGGAGGAAGAAAGGCGCGGCTTCCACCTTTGCCAGCACCGGGGCAGCACGAGCGCCTCCGCCGATGCCACCGACGGAGGAAGaaatcccccgccgccgccgccgcaggaccTCTCGGACAGGCCGGTAAGTACAGTTCAGTGGTTTTGGGCCAGCGCGGGTTTTTAGGGGAGGGTCGACCGGCGGGGGAAAACCCCAATCCGCCGCCAACGGCCGGCTGTTGCGACGGCGGGGAAAAAACCCCAATCCGGCTGTTGCGCGTGGTCTAGGCATGGCGAATGCGTGGTCTAGGTGTTCGCAAGAAACTGTTTCTTCTCGGGGAGGCGCAGCGGGCCGTCCTGCTCGTCGTCTTCGGCCACGGGATGCGGCGTGGCCTTCCTCAGTCGGGGGATGCCATGGCTGATTTTGCTGGTTGCGTTAGACCACGGCTGAATCCTCTGCTTTAGATCACGATCTGCAATCCTCTGAATGTGCTGAACATAGTGGATGGTGTGTGTTCCTGGCATTGCAGTTGTATGTAGATTCAGCAAGATCATTTTTTTTTCAGATTAATCATGTGGAGGCGCAATCATATGCCTCATCTCTATTGCAGCTCCTATATATCTTTCTGATGTAATATGTGTTGAGTTCTCGAGTTTTATGTCGTCTAGTGCACCTTGTTTCAGGCTTGAGCTTGTGTTCTAAGCTGACAGCTCCATCACTAACCTTAGTGCCACTGGGGTCTATGTATATAGAGCGGGGCGTAATGCCTATCTATTACAAGTGCAGTACAATTTGCGTGCCTACTCTCGTTCCTCAAACTCGATTTGACCGTTGGTTCATTTTTCTGTGCACGTGCAGGGTTCCTCGCGGCACGTCCTGTCGGGTTCGACAGACCTGATGGTCGCCCTTTACATTGAGATGGGTTTCCCTGCAGCGAAGGTCGCCATGGCTCTCGAGCACACTGGAGGACAGGTCGAGGATGAAGCCATCCTGGACTGGCTGATTAATCATGAGGAGGTGAGCTATTTAGTTCCACTAGTTAGCAGAGTGTAGAGTGCCGTAGCTGCAGGGATTTTATACATTTTTGTGTGTTCTGTAGACTGATCTAGAGGGGTCCAGCTCACCAATTGACCTGGAGGGGTTCAGCAGTTCATCGAGTGACCTGGAGGTGTTCGGCTCATCAAGAGACCTAGAGGTACTACAATTTTCTTGTGAAAAGTTTCTGCATTTGATAAGTGAATGTCAAATGACCTTTTGTCTACGTTTTCCACAGGCATTTGGTGAAGAGCTGACAGAGAGAGAAAAGAAGTTGTGGACACTAGTGGAGATGGGTTTCACAGAGGAAGAGGCCTCTTCAGCCATTGACATATGTGGTAACTCTCAGACATTTCCCCTAATGTTATTTGTTATACATGGTTCTTGACATGTCACTGGACTCTATTTAGAGCCACCATCATTCACTTAAAACCATTTATATCGCCCCCTGGTCCCAGTCCAAGCTGTCTCGTTGACTGGTATTGCACATATGGTGTTCTGTTCCACGTAGGCTTGCTGGAGTGCCACATGAGTCCCTGTACTAGACCCGAACCTTCTAGCAGCACATAACCCATGGGCACAAACATTTCGCTCCGCTTGCTCCAAAGGGCACCAATTCCCCACCCTTCCCAAGCTAAATCGATATTAATGTAGCCACACATGCTTGATATAGCAATATATGTTCAGATCACAATATATGGCATCCACCAATTCATTGGAACCACAGAGATCAAAGTAACGAACACTTGCATATTATTGTACTGAAATTAAGATAAAGCATCCACAAACAACAAAATGGCATCTTCAGGTCTAGAACATTCGCAAAACACATCATGAGAAGATCATCTGCAGCTTGATCAGCAAGCaaaagaagtaccacaagatcacAAAGTTCACTTTGCAGACCCAAAGAGCATGCATTCCACTTTGCTCTTCTTTCTTTTCCTTAGTACTATCGCAATGTTATTCTGTCTGAGGCTTTTGCACATGCCAATACTCCCGTAGTCCATCTGGCATATATGTGCCTCACACAGTCTCTATGATTCTATGCTTTGCATTGGGGACTAGCTCGCTAACTGCATGAACTAGACCCTTCTGCTGGTCAGATATGAGAACCCAACCTGCATTATTGTTGCAGCTCtgaaagttttttttttttttttgcaacaattCTAAGAACCAGTACGAACTAGCATGTGTACTCAACTGCAGCCCGTGCCACATGCTTGATTGTTGGTATTCCCGCCAATTGCTGTTTTACTTCTAATGTTATCAAAATTTGTACCAGGTGTGCACGAACAAGATTCAATACTTGCTGATGCAGTATTGGCTGCACAGATATTTAAGAGAGACAATGACTCTGCTGAGAGTGTACTACTGGATACACCTCAAGAACCTCCATACTTTTACTTTGAGAATGTTGAACGCGCCCCGAAAGGGGTTTGGGATGAGATGTCTCGTTGTCTTTACAATCTAGCACCTGAGTATGTGGACTCAAAGGATTTCTGTGCAGCAACACGGAAAAGAGGCTATATCCACAATCTTCCTGTAAAAGGAAGGTTCCGTATCCAgccaatgcaacaaacaaaaatacaGGAGAAATTTCCACGGACAAAACAATGGTGGCCTGCATGGGATACAAGGACACAATTGAACTGTATACAGACTGTGATGGCCCCTACGACAGCATCAAACAGGGTGCGAGAGATCCTTAGTGATTGTGATGGCACCCCAAGTGAAGCTAATCAGAAAAACATCCTCAATCTATGTAAATGTTGTTGTGTCTGCCGAGATATCTGAAGTCAACCAAGGCATCGCTTAGGAATAGGTGGTGCAGAGGTCGCCTTGCATCGCTTAGGAATACGTGTAAATGTTGTTGTGTCTGCCGAGATATCTGAAGTCAACCAAGGCATCCTGAAGATCTGGTGGGAGCGATCAAATCAAAAAGGGAAGCTAGTTGAGATGGGTGACGTGGAAAATATCAATGACAATGACCTCGAGATATTGGTGAACAGATTTGGTGGTTTTGATCTGGTTGTTGGTGGAAGCCCATGCAACAACATTTCAGGTGGAAACAGGCACAGCCGTGTAGGGCTGGGGGGAGAGCAGTCTAGGCTATTCTACCACTATGTCCGCATACTGAAACAAGTCCGGAAAATAATGCGAAAGATGAAGCGGCGAAAGATGAAGCGGCGTGCCTTGCCATGAAAGGTATGTTTGGATCAAATAGTGCCCTCTGTAAATGAcagtccctccgtcccataatataagaacgtttctcAAACTATGTTAGCTTGAGAAAcgattttatattatgggacggcggGAGTACTTGCCTGCGAATGAATCTAAGTTAGCTTCTGCTTTCGGTTCTCTATTTATTATAGCGTACAAAATAGGTCACTCAGATACCTTTAGAAGGTTCACTTTGTAGCTCAGATCTACTCTTTCAGTACAGGCACTGGTTGCTTTCATTATTCCAGATACCTTGAGAAGTTTACTTCTAACCTTCAGTGCTAATATTTTGTTTCCAGTTGGGAGATGCATTTTAATTGGAGAAAGATTTCAAGCACTAAGCCAGACGGTTACATCAGCACCAATGGGATCTGGAAGATCGATTGTAGACAAAGGACCTTGCTGTTTTTAGTCTGATCGATTGCAACTTTTCATGTATCAAGCAAACACCAGTTGAAAATGCCCAAGCTTTGAGCGAATTCTTATAGCATTGTACTCTTGTCTGTAGATCTATTGCATGCCATAGATTATGCAACCTGTGCACTCGTAAACCATGCACATAACTTGGTTTTCTTTTATCAGATTTTGCGGACCACACTAGCCTAGGGTGCTGAAAGAAAAGTAGAATCCATGACATATAAAAACACCTATGATAAACTGCAGGTATTTAGTGAGGATGCATGTCCACATGTTTTCAGCAACCAAATATTGCAGAGGTTTTGTCTTTAGTAGTTGCTGAATTAAACTGATCAATTCCTTTGGTGATACttcatagctagctctttggtgatacttcaatccttcaggtctctcttaacggactccttccatgtcaaattcggtctaccccgctctctcttgacattctccgcacgctttagccgtccgcgatgcaccggagcttctggaggcctgcgttgaatatgcccaaaccatctcagacaatgttggacaagcttctcttcaattggtgctaccccaactctatctcgtatatcatcattccgggctcgatccttcctcgtgtggccacacatccatctcaatgCATCTCCGCCACAACTAACTGTTGCACAATCAATATGAAAAAAACTgttgaaatttttaaaaagttcatagatattcaaaaaagttcacgaaattttcaaaaaagaaaatgtcaaTTGGcgcctagatgggccggcccatttatggACGCTACACGCGCCAGTTAACGAAAATGCATGTTAACTGGCGCAtgtggcgccaaataggaaatgccctcTCAACCAGCTGggaaacacattgcatgattaaaTTCACCCAATTCTCTTCAAATCCCAATTTTAATATATTTTCCTTTAAAAAGACCCATTCCACTCTAATGTATGCCTTGCGCATGTCCAATTTGATGGCACATAGACCCTCTTTACCAAACCATTTTTTCTTTATTGGATGAAAACACTCATAAGACACTAATATATTATTCGTAGTCATTCTTCTAGGCACAAAAGCGCTCTAAGTTGGGCTGTTAATATCTGTTAGGATTATCTTCAAACGAGAAGCAATCATCTTGGAAATTACCTTATACACCATATTGCACAAGCTAATTGATCTAAACTGAGTTACCTTTTCTGGAGCATTAACCTTTGGGATCATTACAATAGCAGTATCATTACACCCCTCTGGAATGGAGCAAGTATTCATCGCCTGGAGAACCTCCTCAGTCAAATCATCTCCCAACATAGACCAGAATCTTTTATAAAAAATAGCAGGAAGGCCATCAAGACCCGGCGCTTTTAAATCTCCAATGTCGAACAAGGCTTTTTAGACTTCCTCAGCCGTATAAGGGGCTAGAAGAGCATTATTCATTTCTTCTGTTACTTTCGAACGTCCTGGTTCAGTTGGGTTACTTATGAGGTAAACAGATTCAAAAATCCTTCATCTTCGTTCCATGGACCCAAACATCATTTTCATCATATAATTTTTTAATCTGATTTCTTCTCTTTCTGGCCGTTGTCTATGCAGCATATATGTTGTACTAGGTGTTTCGTTAAAGAGGGAACATTTCGACATTAATTTTCATGCCATACGGCTAGATGATCAACATAACTTCTGTACCTTCAACCCACTAGGCACCAAACCTAGGGTTTGATGGCACGTGTGTCATATTAAGGTGGACTATTCCTTCAGTGAGAGATGACAAAAGAATCTCACTTATGGCAACACATCCGTGGTGACTTCATAAATCTTGGAAGGAAAGGATGGCAATCGAGCGAACGATCGATCGCTGCCACGTGCAACATCTCTCTCGTACCTTGCCCACAACATCCTACCACTCTCCCTTGCTTGTCAATTCCATATCCCTTCACTTGGGCCCACGTGCCGTGAACATTTCGTGTAAAAACGAGGCTGAGACTATTCGAAACGAGAGGATGTTCTTCTCTTTCGTTAGCATCCCCTTTCCTTTTCTCCTTCCCACCTGCTCCTTCCTCCTTTTAGATCTAGATTGAGTCCGTTATAGGAGCAGCGCATGCCGTTGGCGTTGAGGAGCACTGCCATATCTCCACACAACATGGGGACTAGGGATGATGCACATGAATTGGATGAATCTTGTCAATGTGCCTACTAGGCTTTTGGTCGTCGATCGAGGAGATGATCCCTAGCTCGTCCTACGGAGCAGCGGCCCAATTATGTTGCCCGAGTGGATTGCACGAAATGACGCGATAAAAACCTGCTAAGACGATCGGTAGGAGAGTTACAAAATCTCAGACATTTCTTTGTTGGATCCAACGCCCGATGACGCCATGTGGTGGCTCGTAGGTGGTTCAATTTCAAAGAAGATAGAACTTTcattttttttaacacaatacagacgaGGACGCTCATACATATGCATACACAATCACAgttatgaatgcacacacgcactccctatgagcacctccgaaagactaaaCCAACCCATCATCATGAGATTGACTAAGCCACCACAGGCGCCTTCGTCTTTGACGTGACTGTCTACTCCCACTGAACGAGCATCGGCGGAAATCCTCAACTAAATCCGAAAAAAATGTGAGAACATGTGCCAACTCTAAGAATGGAACCCTGGTGGTCTGGTTCCACCACAAAGAACCTAACCATGTGATCTAGGCTCAGTTTGCTTCACCTTATCAATCTTGAAGCTCTTCATGTCAAGTTTTTCGTAGATAAGTTGTGTGAGTGCATGGATGTGCATACATCTATTTTGTACTTATGTTTATTTACGGGTGCATCGCTGCTTGTAGTGAGACATTAGCTTGCGTTACCTGAAGGGGGGCACACGGTGGGCCAGCACATATAAACGGACGTTGGTCGTCACATTGAAGTCATGTGTATGTCACACAAATtaatttttcttctctttttacTCTTATATTAAATGCTTATATTTCAAAAACTTAAATTTACTTAAGAAATTTAAAACCTCAAAATGTTGATAACTTTCAAATAAATGTTCCCATGTTAAAAAAACATATGAGATTTTTTTAATGTGTATACAATGTATAAAAATGCTTATGCAATGTAAAAAAATTGTTTCGTACCATGAAAAAATGTACGTGACATTTTATGGAAATATTGCCTCCTTCCAAAAAAAagtttgtgacatttaaaaaaatgttatatAAAATAAAAAGTTCTCATAGGTTCAGAAAATGTTTATTGCCATTCAGAAAATGAAAGTCACATTTTAAAGAAATACTCACATGTTTCCAAATAATGTATATGAAATTTTcagaaacatttatatagtgtaaAAATAATTTATTTAGTTTAATAAAAATACATCACATTTAAAAAAACTCACATTCTTCCAAATaatgtatgattttttttaaaaatgtttataaAATGTAAAAGAAAATTAGTGTAGTTTGATAAAATGTTTATTGACAGTAAAAATGTACGACATGTACATGGAAAATGTTACAGTCTATTGTGTATAGAGCATGTATCTTAAAAAAAACTGCATGTACTAAAAAAATGTCAAACGTGTGTATAGGAAAATGTTTCATGTTGCTCTAGAAATGTACATTGTGCACTGAGAGAAAGtagacatgtgttaaaaaaatTGGTAAGAAAAcgacaaaggaaaaaagaaaagcaaagaaaacaaaaaagagatACAAAGAATACCAAAACATAGCAAAGatgaaagaaaacccaaaaaacatgggaaaagaaaaaaagtaaaatgatgaagaaaaaaataaaaccaaagcaAGCGGGTGAAAAAAAAAAGGTAAACAAAAATGAAACGAAAAACGAAGAAAATTGGAGCGAGTGAACCTACAACGATTGCTACGAGCGGCAGCGAGCAACCATGTTAAATTGGCCGGCCCACTAGTAATTACTCGTAGGCGATTCCTATTAAAAAAATCAGTACGGGTGACACATATATCGTGTCTATCTACCACCACAAGTGCAGAGCTGATCTTTGTTTTGCAAGGGACTGTCTAGGGGTAGGTCGACTGGAAAACAAATTTGGGCCAGCCGGTTGGTTTTGAGTTGTCTGATGAAAAAATGACTGCCCTCTTCAACCGCATGTCCTCGCGTTCATCTTCTTCGCCAACCTCCCCACAGACCACATGTCGACCATAACAACTTCTGGTCACAGGCAGTGGCGTTCCCGCGCTACCCTCGCCGTCCCGCTCTCCGCTCACCGTCGTCGACCGCCGTGCTTGTGCCGCTTCTGACATCCCTCTAGAACGGTGAACGGGGAGATTTTTTTCCGGTGagtcctgccccccccccccctcttcccacCACTCACTAACCATCAAGTTTCTTACTCGCCTGGCCAAGGCCTTGCTGGCGTCGCGATGCCTGATCTCTTTGCTC
This genomic window contains:
- the LOC123158805 gene encoding DNA (cytosine-5)-methyltransferase DRM1, yielding MHGGGTSTRDGDGELRARGFHVPQHRSTAARGLQLAQHRGSAGRSLQLSQHRGSTSASADATDGGRKPPPMPPVEEERRGFHLCQHRGSTSASADATDGGRNPPPPPPQDLSDRPGSSRHVLSGSTDLMVALYIEMGFPAAKVAMALEHTGGQVEDEAILDWLINHEETDLEGSSSPIDLEGFSSSSSDLEVFGSSRDLEAFGEELTEREKKLWTLVEMGFTEEEASSAIDICGVHEQDSILADAVLAAQIFKRDNDSAESVLLDTPQEPPYFYFENVERAPKGVWDEMSRCLYNLAPEYVDSKDFCAATRKRGYIHNLPVKGRFRIQPMQQTKIQEKFPRTKQWWPAWDTRTQLNCIQTVMAPTTASNRVREILSDCDGTPSEANQKNILNLCKCCCVCRDI